CAGAGATGCCTGGACGGTCTCTAAACTCATCTTAGAGCATACTCATGAGCTGAACCCGGCACCAACAAGTAGAGTTCGCTGTATTCGCTCACAGGGTGAGGTACTTGTTATTGCAAAGAACTTCTCTGACACACGCAATCTCCTATTGAACGGTCTAGATTTCCAGCATCCTAGAGAGTTCCAGTATAATGATTTAGGGCCAGAGGATGCTCAAAGCTTACTCAGATATCTCAAGAACACACAAAGCGAGGATCCTGCTTTTTTCTATGCTGTGCAGCTTAACAGTAATGGACACACAGCCAATATTTTCTGGGCTGATGCTAAAGCTAGGATGGCTTACTACCATTTTGGTGATGTTGTTAGGCTTGGTACACTGTGCAGAAACAGCAAAGAGTATATACCTATTGCCATATTTTCAGGCGTCAATCATCATTTGCAGCCTGTTGTCTTTGGCTGTGCACTAATTGTTGATGATTCTGAAGCATCGTTTGCATGGTTATTTGAAAAATGGCTTGAAGCAATGCCTGTGGGCCCTCCTGTCTCGTTGGTATTAGAGTTTAACCAAGAAATGGCTGCCGCAGCTACCAAAATACTACCTGATACTCATTGTACGTTCTGTGAGAAGCATATTTTGGGCACTGTCAGGGAAGAGCTAGGGAGTTTGTATCCAGAACCAGAACTAGACCATTTCATTACTGATCTGAGAAAGTGCATTGATTGCTGCAGATTAGAAGAATCATTTGAATCATGTTGGGATTCTGTCATCAGAAAATATGGCTTCAGAAATAATGAACTATTACAGTCTCTATATGAAATTCGCAGACAATGGGCCCCTGCATACACAAGGAAGGTATTCTGTGCCAGAAATCTACTGCCACAAAGCTGTCAGAATCTTGAAAATGTTATCGAGAAGCACTTCTCATCCAAGACCCAGTTATGGGTGGCCGTTCAGCAACTTGGACAAGCTGTTTGTAATTTTTATGAAAAGGAAACTCAGGCAGATTATCTGACAACATTTCAAATGGCAACAGTTAGGACTGCATCACCTCTTGAAAAGCAAGCAAGTTCAATATTCACCAGGtcaatatttgaaaaatttcaggATCAGTTTGCCGAGTCCTTTGGGTACCATGCAGATAGACTTGAGGATGACATGCTACACAAGTATCGTGTCACAGTAAGTGAAGGGGATGAGGAGGCACATACTGTTTCTTTCAATCCAGAAAAAAAGACAGTGGGTTGTAGTTGCTGCCTGTTTGAGAGCTGCGGCATCTTGTGTCGGCATGCTCTTCGTGTTTTCATTATTGAAGGTGTGCGTGCTCTGCCAAAGGCTTATATCTTGAAACGCTGGACAAAGCATGCAAAAAGTATTGCCACTGTAGATGATTACATTGATCTAAGAGGATGTCGTGACGATCCTTCAACCACAATGTACAATGATCTCCATTGTGACGCAATCAAATGTGCAAAAGAGGGTTCGGCATCCTCTGAGCTCTATAGTGTTGCTAAAGAGGCATTGCACAAAGCTCTTGATGAGGTCGTGACTTTAAGGAAAATCAGAGACCAGCAAAATCTACAAAGCTGTAAAAGGTCGATCAAGAAGTCTGCTAAGGGAAAAGATTCAGATCATTCTACTATCATAAGCTCAACAAGGTCAGCATCCAAAAATTCTCTCTTGGAGATTGATGATATTACATGACCATATATCATGAGTAATAAGGAAATAATGCAATTTTACCTGTTCTGACTTGTACAATAGTAGCTCATTCGATCTCATAATTACCACTTAAATTGTAGCTCATTCGATCTGATAACTACCACTTAGATTGTAGCTGattttagttgtttcttttttctgctTGTAGTGCATATATGACTGTAAGGGGTCTAGTGAACCCTTGAGGCACCAATATTAGAAAAAggttgtggatttttttttataactttactGTAAAATGGAGCTCTTTTTTGTATATGAGATTAGTAATTTCTCTACACTATTACATGATTACTAGACAATTTACCTCGTGTGCTAGTTGTGGTTCAACTCCATTTTACTTGAAAACACTATTCTAACTATCAGCTGTGAATTTTTCTACGGTAAAGTGGAGCTCCCTTCTGTAGTTATGATTCTGCACACCATTATAATGGAGATTTTCTGTCGTTCCATGGAAGTATGCACTTGTAGCTTACCTCAGCAGCATGAACATGGAGTGTGCTACAGATGTACGCCATCAATCTATGAGAGTTCCTGGTCGGACTTTCTTTCCCAGGTTTTTTCTTGTGTTAACCAAACTCCACAGCCACCGACGCGCAACGGTCAAAACATATTGGCTGCATGTTCACTAGGAATTCCTTGTAGTATTTATTGGTGCCAAGCAAAATTGTGGTATATATGAATTTTTCTCAACTGTACCTTGATTGTTTCGATGGGCAATAATTTTGAGGCCAACTTCCTAAGATAATGGACAAACATTGTAAAACCAAGAAAATACTGTTGTTAAttattacctccgtcccaaaatataacgaCTTTTGGTGATGggcagattcatagctaaaactTGCTATATTCTTGAGAGGAGATTGTAGTTTGCAACTATGGGTTTTCATATGTTTGAACGATGGTTCTAAATATGGATACTAGTCTTTGTTTAAACAATAGCagcattatttttaaaattacgCAAGGTCAGTAGTTCCCATTACCGTGGTGTCTTGTCCTTTCATCACTTACGTTTGCTGTGCCTTTTGAATCAACgaaactacattttttttatagcaTGTATAGTACTTGTTATCCCTAAAATTCATGCACTGACCTTGATCAGACTTCAGACTTTGGAAAAATTCTATCGGGAGTTTCAGTCTCATGTCTTATTGTGTCTTCCAGTGTTGTTActaaaaaaaacacgaatattagggaaggacctaatatcaaataaatagaaaggGTGAGGCTTTGAAGCCAGGCCGGCTAGCCCACCaacttgtggagctagccggaagacccctggGCATTTCTCCAGTGTTGTTACTCCTTGGAGCTGTCACTCTTTCTCAATGGATGCTACAATATTTATGGCCTATAGCATGAAGCTTTGGGACATTTGTAACCCCACTATCTTTCTTTTCTACCTGATCATACCACTGCCTAATTGGGTTCCTTcatcatatggtgttttgtttAGTTCATGTCAATTCCGATTAGCTTTCAGTGACTAATTCTGCATTTCTTTACCAGTATCTTGTAACCTCATCAATGTGGtcattttttctcttctgttAATGTTCTTTGCATCATATGTTAAACTCATTAAGCTGCATATTGATGTTCCGGCCATTTGTTCAAGTCCCTAGTATTACCATTTCATTCCTTTCAGCTAGTCAGTTTGTACTGCAAACAGGCAAATAGTCTGGTGTTTGAACACTTCTTTATGTTTTCCTTGTTTGGTACTTTCATTTACTTGACCCTAGGCATTTCATAATTCCTTTCTAATATGGTTTCATTCCTGGGAGTTCCATAAACAGTTACGTTTCCTCTCTTTTGATTTGATGTCCCTCTCTAGTCTCTATTTTTTGAGGTCATCTTTTTTACATGTTGTAGGAATGCGCTGGGCAGTGGGAACTGAATCAAGTAGCTTATCTTGCCATGTCAGATGAGCTTATCTTCACATACGGAATGTCTGGTGCAGTGCACATAAAATCCGTACTGCTGAAGGCTGGAAAGGAGCATGTAAGTATTGTGTTCATTCCAAATCACATTTGTTCAACTGCTGTTGTTTACACAGTTTAGCAGTTTACCTGATTGCAATGTTTTATTACATGTGGATAGGTAGAATTGAACACATTGtgataacattttttttgtacCAATTTTGCTGATAggttaacatctaaatgaagaAAGGAGTGCAATACCAGCTGTATACATCAATCATGCTGTATGAAGGGAGACAACCTTTGGATACAGCTATTCAGCAAGCTGATAGAACAGTAAGTTTTCTTTTGCGCTTTGATACGCTTTCAGAAGAATCTTTCACATTCTGTTGACTGTTTTATTATCAATCTCTTGCAGTACCTGGCAGAATGAATCAAGGTGGGGAGTTGAAGGGAAGCTCTGTTTTCCCCATTACGGAGGCAAGCGTGAAGAAAAAGGTGCCACTTGCAGGCATATCCACAGTCCATAGCAACTCTGATTCCAGTTGCAAGTTGTATGTTGCTGTTCGATCAGTTGAATTTTGCTCGAACAGCATGCCGCGTGCACATAACGCCACAACCATGTGCAGGTAATGACAAAACCACAGAGAGGAGGTCAGCGTGCCAAGATAGGTCATGATTGAAAGCAACGTATGCATACAGACACTGCAAAATCTAGCCTGAAGCTGGATGCTTCAACAATCAAAGGGTTGGCAAACTGACCACTGCTGCATCTTACCTGGGAACAGAAATGAGAGGAACTCCTTTTCTTGTTACTTACAAGAAAAGAAATGCGCCCACCTGCCATGTGCATTGGGCTCCCACTCGAAGATCATTGCCTCGCGAGTGGACAAGGAGAAGATGTATGCTCTGATAGTGGTTTCTCAGTTATAAATTGCGCAGTTTGGTGGTACTTGTGAGGTTGCAGCTGTCAGGATCAGAATGGGGGAGCATTGCAAAGCGTCTCCCTGAGCCTGAGCTTTCAGCCCCTGGTGGTTCCAGGCCCAGGCAGACGTGTCCCAACAGTTGGTTCTTCTTCCTTGTACATGTCTCCATCGGCTTGCTCAACCCCACCAAATCCGCCGCGCTGGCCCACGGTCTCCTTGGCTGAGATAGAGATTGCAAGCGTGCTGTGTGTTGTGTGTTGTCGCTGGCATGGAGCTTGTGGCCGAACGGATAGACCACTATGTTGGCCTGTCATTGGTCACCCAAGGGCAAGGGGCAGCATGCCTTCTGCCTTTACCAACTCTCAGGTtccctgctctctctctctctctctctctctctctctgctttgCTTTGCTGAGTTCATATGCACAATGCAATCATGCATATACTCCCAATTAAAC
The Oryza glaberrima chromosome 8, OglaRS2, whole genome shotgun sequence DNA segment above includes these coding regions:
- the LOC127782134 gene encoding protein FAR1-RELATED SEQUENCE 5-like, with protein sequence MEIDGQEAGHEHDGMMEPQVVDLEEEEEDDSINFWASLGVHAVDQMPLHGGVQIVDQPSPPPQEQAQSQSQSVRKDLFPVDSDPCLEPRVGMEFESGEAAKTFYIAYAGRVGFSVRIARSRRSKCNESIIMLRFVCSKEGFSKEKHVVAGKKTRKRPASIREGCNAMLEVLRRGDSKWIVTKLVKEHNHEVGMPSRVHYIAMEGDTVVDPYIGMEFESLEAAKTFYYSYATRVGFEARVRQSRKSQDESLKMLKLVCSRHRYHSGRETNGGDPKRVQALDPSRDGCDALFEIIRKDRDAWTVSKLILEHTHELNPAPTSRVRCIRSQGEVLVIAKNFSDTRNLLLNGLDFQHPREFQYNDLGPEDAQSLLRYLKNTQSEDPAFFYAVQLNSNGHTANIFWADAKARMAYYHFGDVVRLGTLCRNSKEYIPIAIFSGVNHHLQPVVFGCALIVDDSEASFAWLFEKWLEAMPVGPPVSLVLEFNQEMAAAATKILPDTHCTFCEKHILGTVREELGSLYPEPELDHFITDLRKCIDCCRLEESFESCWDSVIRKYGFRNNELLQSLYEIRRQWAPAYTRKVFCARNLLPQSCQNLENVIEKHFSSKTQLWVAVQQLGQAVCNFYEKETQADYLTTFQMATVRTASPLEKQASSIFTRSIFEKFQDQFAESFGYHADRLEDDMLHKYRVTVSEGDEEAHTVSFNPEKKTVGCSCCLFESCGILCRHALRVFIIEGVRALPKAYILKRWTKHAKSIATVDDYIDLRGCRDDPSTTMYNDLHCDAIKCAKEGSASSELYSVAKEALHKALDEVVTLRKIRDQQNLQSCKRSIKKSAKGKDSDHSTIISSTRNALGSGN